The following coding sequences are from one Motacilla alba alba isolate MOTALB_02 chromosome 4, Motacilla_alba_V1.0_pri, whole genome shotgun sequence window:
- the RPS3A gene encoding 40S ribosomal protein S3a, whose product MAVGKNKRLTKGGKKGAKKKVVDPFSKKDWYDVKAPAMFNIRNIGKTLVTRTQGTKIASDGLKGRVFEVSLADLQNDEVAFRKFKLITEDVQGKNCLTNFHGMDLTRDKMCSMVKKWQTMIEAHVDVKTTDGYLLRLFCVGFTKKRNNQIRKTSYAQHQQVRQIRKKMMEIMTREVQTNDLKEVVNKLIPDSIGKDIEKACQSIYPLHDVYVRKVKMLKKPKFELGKLMELHGEGGGAGKPSGDEAGTKVERADGYEPPVQESV is encoded by the exons ATGGCGGTCGGGAAGAACAAGCGCCTCACCAAGGGCGGCAAGAAGGGCGCCAAGAAGAAAGT GGTCGACCCTTTCTCCAAGAAGGACTGGTACGATGTCAAAGCGCCGGCGATGTTCAATATCCGGAACATCGGGAAGACGCTTGTCACCAGGACTCAAGGAACTA AAATTGCCTCTGACGGGCTGAAGGGCCGCGTGTTTGAAGTGAGCCTGGCTGATCTGCAGAACGATGAGGTTGCCTTCCGCAAATTTAAACTGATCACCGAGGACGTTCAGGGCAAAAACTGCCTGACCAACTTCCATGGGATGGACCTCACACGGGACAAAATGTGCTCCATGGTGAAAAAATGGCAG ACAATGATCGAAGCCCACGTGGATGTCAAAACTACAGATGGGTACCTGCTGCGCCTCTTCTGCGTGGGCTTCACCAAGAAGCGCAATAACCAAATCCGCAAGACCTCTTatgcccagcaccagcaggtcCGGCAGATCCGCAAGAAAATGATGGAGATCATGACCCGGGAGGTGCAGACCAATGACCTGAAGGAAGTTGTCAACAAGCT GATCCCGGACAGCATTGGCAAGGACATCGAGAAGGCCTGTCAGTCCATTTACCCTCTGCACGACGTCTATGTCCGCAAGGTGAAGATGCTCAAGAAGCCCAAGTTTGAAT TGGGCAAGCTGATGGAGCTGCATGGTGAAGGTGGTGGTGCTGGAAAGCCCTCTGGGGATGAGGCAGGCACCAAGGTGGAGCGAGCTGATGGATACGAGCCGCCCGTGCAAGAGTCTGTGTGA